The proteins below are encoded in one region of Cetobacterium sp. ZOR0034:
- a CDS encoding discoidin domain-containing protein, with protein MYQELIYKFDFSRFKVAKEIEFQTDGRVVNATLKTEDSFGNTIVNELKNIEILDGKNILKFDLFYGDSCELTIFGEEISYENIDDIKVREIDQLPFVAGADAPNEHMLERAMDKTKMIATSNCSSVGDNTCDKALDGNLNTYFLSQSYSESQSGDFVVDLGETSLINEIEFTTNSDNDGKIKSYTILYKSFSADSWKEIHSSINDEVLKKSVTFNTILAKELCIRVKESGANSIYISEIGVYKYSSLKDEIYGLFTDEDRDELASDVTQEMIVDLQERVIYTEDYMRLLELASDLYIEKYSLSPKIIQIPLKDEAVVKRVSFKASRDMIKSTLKYTDSLGVKRVKRLYWYIENKIDGVITIGVEEFAGKLRVHTDDIELLVYGTTDAELVSFETFPIESFSLKEEMDNKIDLSTSFFSEKYPDDTLIMKKEYLIDEIRLLTDEEVKVFIKDIGRSTRLSWDEVAEVQEYIEIGKIENNSLKLPNRYFTTEIKLKSESGKSYINGIEVYQYNSIGEEVEGLFKDSTYKELKETVTFEQILDVESRVKVDGKYIDKVKLAKSLFIQNSFTEEIKFEFSSERVFNQIKFVTLEQPYRVDLVYENPTGDILRKNCDFTIDDEEVTVSFPKIHAVNAKMQVSGLERLYKPKANSFSMSSYVVENDSNEEFKVLENISEVEVKQNGSYTDYFISLNKEELIYKFKSLTRANIFVKDLLSGNYIEFKEDDGILKSKAGYLIKDFIYRVYNNLAKESVLETLKAYKKSKVKIAIDNLFLDSTCTKLSDFVTLDYILDLEKMIVSSNEYRLKINIAKSLFINDTTYLEEIVETNPNMAISKLILNFTENVENIFEYQLYTKNVFGEEIEIIDYTIENFDDMKEIHLSFDEIFAQSLKVVLKISEAEIWKFAVAYEEYKELNTK; from the coding sequence ATGTATCAAGAGTTAATATATAAATTTGACTTTTCTAGATTTAAAGTAGCGAAAGAGATTGAATTCCAAACAGATGGAAGAGTTGTAAATGCTACATTAAAAACAGAAGACTCTTTTGGAAATACAATAGTAAATGAACTAAAAAATATAGAGATATTAGATGGAAAAAATATTTTAAAATTTGATTTGTTCTATGGAGATAGTTGTGAATTGACAATCTTTGGAGAAGAGATATCTTACGAGAATATAGATGATATAAAAGTTAGAGAGATAGATCAATTACCATTTGTAGCAGGAGCAGATGCACCTAATGAACATATGTTAGAAAGAGCTATGGATAAAACTAAAATGATTGCTACAAGTAATTGTTCTTCAGTAGGAGATAATACTTGTGATAAAGCGTTAGATGGAAATTTAAACACATATTTTTTAAGTCAAAGTTATTCGGAATCTCAGAGTGGTGATTTTGTAGTTGATTTAGGAGAAACCTCTTTAATCAACGAGATAGAATTTACAACAAATAGTGATAATGATGGAAAGATAAAATCATACACTATTCTCTACAAAAGTTTTTCGGCAGACTCTTGGAAAGAGATTCATTCTTCTATAAATGATGAAGTTTTGAAGAAAAGTGTGACTTTTAATACTATTTTAGCAAAAGAGCTTTGCATAAGAGTTAAAGAAAGTGGAGCCAATAGTATATATATATCAGAAATTGGAGTATATAAATATTCTTCGCTAAAAGATGAAATTTATGGATTGTTTACAGACGAGGATAGAGATGAATTAGCTTCAGATGTAACTCAAGAGATGATAGTAGACTTACAAGAGAGAGTTATTTATACTGAAGATTATATGAGACTATTAGAACTTGCGAGTGATCTATATATAGAAAAATATTCATTATCACCAAAGATAATACAAATACCTTTAAAAGATGAAGCAGTGGTTAAGAGAGTTAGTTTCAAAGCCTCGCGAGATATGATAAAAAGTACTTTGAAATACACAGATTCTTTAGGTGTAAAGAGAGTAAAAAGATTATATTGGTACATTGAAAACAAGATAGATGGTGTTATAACTATTGGAGTTGAAGAGTTTGCAGGTAAATTAAGAGTTCATACAGATGATATTGAACTTTTAGTTTATGGAACAACTGATGCTGAGCTTGTAAGTTTTGAAACGTTTCCAATAGAAAGCTTCTCTTTAAAAGAGGAGATGGATAATAAGATAGATTTAAGCACATCATTCTTCTCGGAAAAATATCCAGATGATACTTTAATTATGAAGAAAGAGTATTTGATAGATGAGATTAGACTTTTAACAGATGAAGAGGTAAAAGTATTTATAAAAGATATAGGAAGAAGTACTCGTTTATCTTGGGACGAGGTAGCAGAAGTACAAGAATATATTGAGATTGGAAAAATAGAAAATAACTCTTTAAAGCTTCCAAATAGATATTTTACAACAGAGATAAAATTAAAAAGTGAGTCTGGAAAAAGTTATATAAATGGTATTGAAGTTTATCAATACAATAGTATCGGAGAAGAGGTTGAAGGTTTATTTAAGGATTCAACTTACAAAGAACTAAAAGAAACTGTTACTTTTGAACAGATTTTAGATGTTGAGTCTAGAGTAAAAGTAGATGGGAAATATATAGATAAAGTAAAACTTGCAAAAAGTCTATTTATTCAAAATAGTTTTACAGAGGAGATAAAATTTGAATTTTCTTCAGAAAGAGTATTTAATCAGATAAAATTTGTAACTTTAGAGCAGCCGTATAGAGTAGATTTAGTATATGAGAATCCAACTGGTGATATTCTAAGAAAGAATTGTGATTTTACAATAGATGATGAAGAGGTAACGGTAAGTTTCCCGAAGATTCACGCAGTAAATGCGAAGATGCAAGTTTCAGGATTAGAAAGGCTTTATAAACCAAAAGCAAATTCGTTTAGTATGAGCTCTTATGTTGTTGAAAATGATTCGAATGAAGAGTTTAAAGTTTTAGAAAATATATCTGAAGTTGAAGTAAAACAAAATGGTAGTTATACAGATTATTTTATCTCTTTAAATAAAGAGGAGCTAATTTATAAATTTAAATCTTTGACGAGAGCTAATATTTTTGTAAAAGATTTGTTATCTGGAAATTATATAGAGTTTAAAGAGGATGATGGTATTTTAAAATCAAAAGCCGGATACTTAATAAAAGACTTTATCTATAGAGTATATAATAACTTAGCAAAAGAGAGTGTGTTAGAAACTCTTAAGGCTTATAAAAAAAGTAAGGTAAAGATAGCAATAGATAATCTATTCCTAGATTCAACATGTACTAAACTCTCTGATTTTGTAACACTAGATTATATTTTAGATTTAGAAAAAATGATTGTTTCTTCGAATGAATATAGATTAAAAATTAATATCGCTAAAAGTTTATTTATAAATGATACAACATATTTAGAAGAGATAGTAGAAACAAATCCAAATATGGCAATCTCAAAGTTAATACTAAACTTTACAGAAAACGTTGAAAATATTTTTGAGTATCAACTATATACTAAAAATGTCTTTGGAGAAGAGATTGAAATAATTGATTATACAATAGAAAATTTTGATGATATGAAAGAGATACATTTAAGTTTTGATGAGATATTTGCTCAATCATTAAAAGTGGTATTAAAAATATCAGAGGCTGAGATTTGGAAATTTGCTGTGGCATACGAGGAATATAAAGAGCTAAATACAAAATAG
- a CDS encoding discoidin domain-containing protein: MRANIKNEDICLVFSIETNIKNVINKIELVTSKNITEAEIFYEDNYGHLKQSKLLEVENKNGSLELTFEYFYAKEFELVIYDNLLEEEIENINILPLNQKDFYEDEDVDVRLDKTIMIATSHCGQHASNSPDRAIDDRLDTHFHSAGYSGSYGDFTVELGKEYLIDRVHLITRSDSNGTGNGRIRAYEVLYKTTANEEWQKVFEQLTEEVGDDRYAFFKPVLASEICIRVTNGKNKYVMIHEMDMFKHNLIEERIGNLFTDELETETKDEVTLADVENIEKDLKTQTYLERISNAKKLLLKRALKKEFEVPLTEKRTLDKIYFTTSETVLEADIRYVDSNGVSRLIKSELIKDGENYTLNIEKIVSSEITIVLYGVENIGDIATNKYIPKSTITAKSNVSTWSSCTPDKMLDDDESTYFHSNQYSTSIGYGDVYLSLSSPEIISKLEFKTAHPSGSNGEIHQYEILYKEATEAPVWKSVYMSEVNNSEGWRLAEFPEVYASDICIRVHQSYGNWILINEVEICSNKSELEKLFLEIYTDISCSSVKDGVKLRDINRLIESYPDSILGMKAKMLWLTDNNLNIFDFKIDVIDKDYTNFEEFLRVEKSLDLISTSYKVGKQTDYLIESNRDVRLCIISAEQENPLQNIIQIKAGKNFIYSKNMSGDIFVLRDEYSELGLSLYNVEKSDTHYKTGDYNVTDLFKRKRLDEVVTIEGKNFIIRGNINWILSNLDEHQFVDAMANLDHTIDYITLLIDKNQLYTTDYRVTNLKRLFWQNLSGEVDLKSTTEGVYIEFNRDLGFLFQDNIENLVKEELSEVISSSHLSKEIYTPAVYSFVKTILKKVMILKNQEIIDIPSTPLENLATKLLLFANNDRIVTYIYKNLQRQEIGQSGSKVMSLICLWITEFLERDISKYFISLGLDIEEEVLRECNTYIQPMVDINEITFENYKELIEEELQKFNQSYNSLVNRNGGDTVAK, encoded by the coding sequence ATGAGAGCTAATATAAAAAATGAAGATATATGTTTAGTTTTTTCGATAGAAACAAATATAAAGAATGTAATAAATAAAATTGAATTAGTTACATCAAAGAATATAACTGAGGCTGAGATATTTTATGAAGACAACTATGGTCATTTAAAGCAAAGTAAACTATTGGAAGTAGAGAATAAAAATGGTTCATTGGAATTAACTTTTGAATATTTTTATGCCAAGGAGTTTGAATTGGTTATTTATGATAATCTTTTAGAGGAAGAGATTGAGAATATCAATATTCTTCCTTTGAATCAGAAAGATTTTTATGAAGATGAAGATGTTGATGTAAGATTAGATAAAACTATAATGATTGCGACATCTCATTGCGGTCAGCATGCAAGTAACTCTCCTGATCGTGCTATAGATGATAGATTGGATACACACTTTCACAGTGCTGGATATAGTGGGAGTTATGGAGATTTTACAGTTGAGTTAGGAAAAGAATACTTGATAGATAGAGTTCACCTGATTACAAGATCAGATAGTAATGGTACTGGAAATGGAAGAATAAGGGCGTATGAAGTATTATATAAGACTACAGCTAATGAGGAGTGGCAAAAAGTATTTGAGCAGTTGACAGAAGAAGTTGGAGATGATAGATACGCATTCTTTAAACCTGTTTTAGCTTCTGAGATTTGTATAAGAGTAACAAATGGTAAAAATAAATATGTTATGATTCACGAGATGGATATGTTTAAACATAATCTAATTGAAGAAAGAATAGGAAATCTATTTACAGACGAACTAGAAACAGAGACAAAAGATGAAGTGACATTAGCTGATGTTGAAAATATTGAAAAAGATTTAAAAACTCAGACATATTTAGAGAGAATATCTAATGCAAAAAAACTTCTGTTAAAGAGAGCGTTAAAGAAGGAGTTTGAAGTTCCTCTAACAGAAAAAAGAACATTAGATAAAATTTATTTCACAACTTCTGAAACAGTTTTAGAAGCTGATATAAGATATGTAGATTCAAATGGAGTTTCAAGATTAATAAAATCTGAATTGATAAAAGATGGGGAAAATTATACGCTGAACATAGAGAAAATAGTAAGTTCAGAGATAACTATTGTTTTGTATGGTGTTGAAAATATAGGTGATATTGCAACAAACAAATATATACCTAAAAGTACAATAACAGCTAAATCTAATGTTTCAACTTGGAGTAGTTGTACGCCGGACAAGATGTTAGACGACGATGAATCAACATACTTCCATTCAAATCAATACAGTACAAGCATAGGGTATGGGGATGTATATCTATCTTTATCATCACCAGAGATAATTTCAAAATTAGAGTTCAAGACAGCTCATCCAAGCGGAAGTAACGGAGAGATTCATCAGTATGAGATTCTTTATAAAGAAGCTACAGAAGCACCTGTTTGGAAAAGTGTGTATATGTCAGAGGTAAATAATTCAGAAGGTTGGAGATTAGCAGAGTTTCCAGAGGTTTATGCTTCAGATATCTGCATAAGAGTACATCAAAGTTACGGGAATTGGATACTAATAAATGAAGTTGAGATATGTTCAAATAAATCTGAACTTGAAAAACTGTTTTTAGAAATTTATACAGATATAAGCTGTAGCAGTGTTAAAGATGGGGTAAAATTAAGAGATATAAATAGATTGATAGAGTCTTATCCAGATAGTATTTTAGGAATGAAAGCTAAAATGCTTTGGCTGACAGATAATAACTTGAATATTTTCGATTTTAAAATTGATGTAATAGATAAAGATTATACAAATTTTGAGGAGTTTTTAAGAGTTGAAAAAAGTTTAGATTTAATCTCAACATCATATAAGGTTGGAAAGCAAACTGACTATCTAATTGAAAGTAATAGAGATGTAAGGTTGTGTATAATTTCAGCTGAGCAAGAGAATCCGCTTCAAAATATAATTCAAATAAAAGCTGGAAAGAATTTTATATATTCTAAAAATATGTCTGGAGATATTTTTGTTTTAAGGGATGAATATAGTGAGTTGGGATTATCTTTATACAATGTTGAAAAATCTGATACTCATTATAAGACAGGGGATTATAATGTAACTGATCTTTTCAAGAGAAAGAGATTAGATGAAGTTGTTACTATTGAAGGAAAGAATTTTATAATTAGAGGAAATATCAATTGGATATTGAGTAATTTAGATGAACATCAATTTGTTGATGCGATGGCTAATTTAGATCATACAATTGATTATATAACACTTTTAATAGATAAGAATCAATTATATACAACAGATTATAGAGTAACTAATTTAAAAAGATTATTCTGGCAGAACCTTTCTGGAGAAGTTGATTTGAAGTCGACGACAGAAGGGGTGTATATTGAATTTAATAGAGATTTAGGGTTCCTATTCCAAGACAATATAGAAAACTTGGTAAAAGAGGAACTTAGTGAAGTTATTTCTAGTAGCCATCTATCTAAAGAGATATATACACCAGCAGTTTATAGTTTTGTAAAAACTATTCTTAAAAAGGTTATGATTTTAAAAAATCAAGAGATAATAGATATCCCTTCAACACCTTTAGAGAATTTAGCTACAAAATTATTATTATTTGCAAATAACGATAGAATAGTAACATATATATATAAGAATTTACAGAGACAGGAGATAGGGCAAAGCGGTTCAAAGGTTATGAGTTTAATCTGTCTATGGATAACGGAATTCTTAGAGAGGGATATCTCAAAATATTTTATATCTTTAGGGTTAGATATTGAAGAAGAGGTATTGAGAGAGTGTAATACATATATTCAACCGATGGTAGATATAAATGAGATTACATTTGAAAATTACAAAGAATTGATTGAAGAGGAGTTGCAAAAATT